From a region of the Oncorhynchus tshawytscha isolate Ot180627B linkage group LG14, Otsh_v2.0, whole genome shotgun sequence genome:
- the LOC112267721 gene encoding desmin-like — protein sequence MSSYRSSAQSAQSGSSSYRRTFGAGYSPAMSHSLYSSRGSGGGLGLGHGGSGHISSRVYEVTKTSASPSYSGYRTSSHFGGPVMSSTAHGSRSYAGMGETLDFSLADALNQEFLHTRTNEKVELQHLNDRFASYIEKVRFLEQQNATLVVEIERLRGREPTRIADLYEEEMRDLRRQVEALTNQRSRAEVERDNLGEDLDKLKLRLQEEILQREDAENNLAAFRADVDAATLARLDLERRIETLQEEIAFLKKIHEEEIREMQSQMQETQVQIQMDMSKPDLTAALRDIRAQYEGIAAKNISEAEEWYKSKVTDLNQAVNKNNEALKQAKMETMEFRHQLQSYTCEIDSLKGTNESLMRQMREMEERHGREAGGFQDTISRLEAEIANMKDEMARHLREYQDLLNVKMALDVEIATYRKLLEGEESRISLPIQNYSTMTFRETSPEHHHRVAESHSKKSVLIKTIETRDGEVVSESTQHQQDIM from the exons ATGAGCTCCTACCGCTCCTCTGCTCAGTCGGCCCAGTCTGGCTCCTCCTCCTACCGCCGCACCTTTGGCGCAGGGTACAGCCCTGCCATGTCACATTCCCTCTACAGTAGCCGGGGCTCGGGCGGGGGCCTCGGACTCGGACATGGCGGCTCCGGGCACATCTCCTCCCGGGTCTACGAAGTCACCAAGACCTCCGCCTCTCCCTCTTACTCCGGCTACCGCACCTCGTCTCACTTCGGCGGACCTGTGATGTCATCAACCGCACACGGTTCGCGGTCCTACGCGGGGATGGGGGAGACGCTGGACTTCAGCCTGGCCGACGCGCTGAACCAGGAGTTCCTCCACACGCGCACCAACGAGAAGGTCGAGCTGCAGCACCTGAACGACCGCTTCGCCAGCTACATCGAGAAAGTTCGCTTCCTGGAGCAGCAGAACGCTACGTTGGTGGTGGAGATTGAGAGGCTGCGGGGGCGTGAACCCACACGCATCGCCGACCTGTacgaagaggagatgagggaccTGCGTCGCCAGGTGGAGGCCTTGACCAATCAGAGGAGCCGTGCCGAGGTGGAGAGGGACAACCTGGGAGAAGACTTGGACAAACTCAAACTCAG GCTGCAGGAAGAGATCCTTCAGAGGGAGGACGCAGAGAACAACCTGGCTGCTTTCAGAGCT GATGTTGATGCTGCCACTCTGGCCCGTCTAGACTTGGAGAGACGCATCGAGACCCTACAGGAGGAGATTGCCTTCCTCAAGAAGATTCATGAGGAG GAGATCCGTGAGATGCAGTCCCAGATGCAGGAGACCCAGGTGCAGATCCAGATGGACATGTCCAAGCCGGACCTGACAGCTGCCCTCAGGGACATCAGGGCCCAGTACGAGGGCATCGCCGCCAAGAACATCTCGGAGGCCGAGGAGTGGTACAAGTCTAAG GTGACAGACCTGAACCAGGCGGTGAACAAGAACAACGAGGCTCTGAAGCAGGCCAAGATGGAGACCATGGAGTTCAGACACCAGCTCCAGTCCTACACCTGTGAGATTGACTCACTTAAAGGCACC AACGAGTCTCTGATGAggcagatgagagagatggaggagcgcCACGGGCGGGAGGCCGGCGGGTTCCAGGACACCATCTCCCGTCTGGAGGCCGAGATCGCCAACATGAAGGATGAGATGGCCAGGCACCTGAGAGAGTACCAGGACCTGCTCAACGTCAAGATGGCCCTGGACGTGGAGATAGCAACCTACAGGAAActgctggagggagaggagagcag gaTTTCCCTGCCCATACAGAACTATTCCACCATGACTTTCCgtg AAACGAGCCCAGAGCATCATCATCGCGTTGCTGAGTCACACTCAAAGAAAAGTGTCCTTATCAAGACCATCGAGACCCGCGACggggag GTGGTCTCTGAGTCAACACAGCACCAGCAGGATATCATGTAA
- the LOC112266508 gene encoding transmembrane protein 198-B produces MTSSLQTLGLKLAPPPQDLNPERLDGCEETGRRYKVVPSVVCSMCCLFGIIYCFFGYRCFKAVMFLTGLMFGSIVIFLLCYKERVLDTQLSVEASVGIGLGIGTLCGLVTMLVRSVGLFMVGLLLGLLVAVATLVGMEELSNSPPRSVWVPLGVLLGLGMLFAVLTLQWQRFFTTVSTAVFGAAVITVALDYFVELFALVLYLYERVKAAPRGRPVCWITWVVLGVWPVLTLLGVLIQWKVTAEGYSHTKVIISRQQRRVQLMRIRQKEERRDRSRKRKNKQQRDSTHSSHPPKPLHPEPAYRRKPNPIRRFDGDVLSPSYIQSFRDRQVEARPYPGGGRLMGGGAHTNVDVDYDCGSTTPLTAAAGPLLRV; encoded by the exons ATGACGTCCTCGCTGCAAACGCTGGGGCTTAAGCTGGCCCCGCCCCCTCAGGACCTAAACCCTGAGCGGTTGGACGGCTGCGAGGAGACGGGCCGGCGCTACAAAGTGGTTCCCTCCGTCGTGTGTTCCATGTGTTGCCTCTTCGGCATCATCTACTGCTTCTTCG gctaCCGTTGTTTCAAGGCGGTGATGTTCCTGACGGGCCTGATGTTCGGCTCCATCGTCATCTTCCTGTTGTGTTATAAGGAGCGCGTCCTGGACACCCAGCTCAGTGTTGAGGCCTCTGTGGGCATCGGCCTGGGCATCGGCACCCTCTGTGGCCTGGTCACCATGCTGGTTCGCTCCGTGGGTCTCTTCATGGTGGGTCTCCTCCTGGGCCTCTTGGTGGCTGTGGCCACCCTGGTGGGCATGGAAGAGCTGTCCAACAGCCCCCCAAGGTCGGTCTGGGTCCCCCTGGGGGTGCTGCTCGGCCTGGGCATGCTGTTCGCCGTTCTCACCCTCCAATGGCAGCGCTTCTTCACCACCGTGTCCACGGCCGTGTTCGGGGCGGCGGTGATCACCGTGGCGCTGGACTACTTTGTGGAGCTGTTTGCCCTGGTGCTGTACCTGTACGAGAGGGTGAAAGCGGCGCCCAGGGGGAGACCCGTCTGCTGGATCACCTGGGTGGTGCTGGGGGTGTGGCCTGTTCTGACGCTCCTGGGAGTGCTAATACAGTGGAAGGTGACAGCAGAGGGATACTCCCACACCAAGG tgATCATCAGTCGTCAGCAGCGGCGGGTCCAGCTGATGCGTATCCGTCAGAAGGAGGAGCGGAGGGACCGCAGCAGGAAGAGGAAGAATAAGCAACAGAGAGACTCCACCCACAGCTCTCACCCTCCCAAACCCCTGCACCCTGAGCCCGCCTATCGCAGGAAACCCAACCCTATACGACGCTTTGACGGGGACGTCCTATCGCCT agtTACATCCAGAGTTTCCGGGACAGACAGGTGGAGGCTAGGCCGTATCCTGGAGGGGGCAGACTGATGGGGGGAGGGGCTCACACCAATGTGGATGTGGACTATGACTGCGGCTCCACCACGCCCCTCACTGCGGCTGCAGGCCCCTTACTACGAGTCTGA